One part of the Kryptolebias marmoratus isolate JLee-2015 linkage group LG2, ASM164957v2, whole genome shotgun sequence genome encodes these proteins:
- the LOC108246218 gene encoding uncharacterized protein LOC108246218 has protein sequence MPKFVMSRKPEQICPKVAFFSCFIYYLQKLILLFFSTEKRGFKKRLSPEEVKDFADQLANVKNTESFPPEMPLIQPKTELEEQEVLAVQVKVEDMETPIEPPEKCQQVLMSAVKQEEAEQEIGPTHQKPKQGRKSTGSEGEESFIRKRNTEWSEEQSQKASPEDHSSLDDLWENTEQEAEAMETEDQNVRFTSFETGFCGKPLNK, from the exons ATGCCAAAGTTTGTGATGAGCAGAAAGCCAGAACAAATCTGCCCCAAAGTGgcgtttttttcttgtttcatatATTATTTGCAGAaacttattttgcttttcttttctacagAAAAGAGAGGTTTCAAAAAGAGGCTGTCCCCGGAGGAAGTAAAAGATTTTGCTGATCAGCTGGCTaatgttaaaaacacagaaagttttcCTCCAGAAATGCCTCTCATTCAGCCAAAAActgagctggaggagcaggagg tTCTTGCAGTGCAGGTGAAAGTAGAGGACATGGAGACCCCCATCGAGCCCCCAGAGAAGTGCCAACAGGTTTTAATGAGTGCAGTGAAACAAGAGGAGGCAGAGCAGGAGATCGGACCGACACATCAGAAACCAAAACAGGGCAGGAAgtcaacaggaagtgaaggtgAGGAGAGCTTCATCAGGAAAAGAAATACTGAGTGGAGTGAAGAACAGAGCCAAAAAGCCAGCCCAGAGGATCACAGCAGCCTGGACGACCTGTGGGAGAACACAGAGCAAGAAGCTGAAGCAATGGAGACAGAAGACCAGAATGTCCGCTTCACATCTTTTGAaacagggttctgtggaaagcctctgaacaaataa